Genomic segment of Longimicrobiaceae bacterium:
CTCGCGCTCCGGGCTAAGCGCCGCAGGGCCGGACGCGGAGGCGCGCCCGGCCCACGGCCCCGCGCGTCCGGGGCCGCCGACTCCGAACCGGCCGTTTCTGCACGTTTCGGGCGCCGGATCCGCCCCCTCCGCGGACCCCGGACCGCAGAGGGTCCGGAGCACGGAAGCGCTAACGCCACAGCGCGTTACGGGTCCGGACGCGCCCTCGCGGACAGCCGGGCCGGGGGGCCGCGTGATGCGCGCGGGCCACAGGTGCGGCGGTTCTGTTCCCACTCTCCGCCGCCCCGCAGGCGTCGCGCGCCCGGAAGCCGCGCGGACGCCGGGGCTCGCTGCGCCGCCGCCTGGCCGATACCTTGCTACATAGCCCGAAGCTGTGTCCGCGGGGGGCAGGCGTCGTCCGCGCCCCCGGCGGGAGCTCCTCCGACGCCCTTTGCCGCACCGCGCCCGCGCTCCGCCCCCAGAGAAATGTCCCGACACACCCCGGAATCCCCCGCGCCGTCCCCACCCGCCGGCCCGCGGCGCGTGCTGCTGGCCGACGACGAGCGCCTCCTCCACTCCGTCCTGCAGGACGTGCTGGAGGTCAACGGCTTCGCGGTCCTGCACGCCCTGGACGGCCGGCAGGCGGTCCAGCTGGCGCAGGAGGAGAAGCCCGACGTGATCCTGATGGACCTGATGATGCCGGTGATGGACGGCATGGAGGCCCTGGAGCACCTCCGCGAGGACGAGGACACCCGCGGCATCCCGGTGGTCGCCATCACCGCCGACGTGCTGGGGCGGAGCCGCGAGGACATGCTGGGCCACGGCTTCGACGGCTACATCCCCAAGCCGTTCACCGCGGGGCAGCTCCTGGGCGAGATCGCCCGCCACCTGGCCCGCGACGGCGGGAGGCGGTAGCCTGCCGCGCGCCCGTGTGGGGAGATCTCAACGTGGAGCCCGACATGGAGGTGGTCGGCGAGGTCGCCACGGGCGAGGAGGCGCTGGAGCGCGAGCGCGAGGTGCTGCAGCTCACGGCGGAGGGGTACGGCTCCGGCGAGATCGGGAAGAAGCTCTTCCTGTCGCCCAAGACGGTGGACACCTACCGCTCCCGGCTGATGCAGAAGCTGGGGCTCACCCACCGCGCCGAGCTGGTGCGCTTCGCCCTGGAGACGGGGGTGCTGAAGGCGAAGGCGTAGTCCGTACGGCGAGACTTCGGTCTGGAGCGAGGCGGGGGTGCCGGCGGCGGCGCCCCCGCCTTTGCGTTTGCGGGGGCGCGGAGGGCCGCGGGTAAACAAAAGTATTGACGCTGCGGAACACGCGGGCTAGCATGGAGGTGCGCGCTCCTTCCCCGCCTTGGCGCGACCCTACCTGTCTCCCCGCGCACTCCATGTCCCAGCAGACGGATTCCAGCGACGTTCCCACTATCGAGCGGCTGGTAGAAGCCGAGCTCGGCGAGAGGGGCATCCGCGACGGCGGCCGCAACTGGCTGGTGCACCCGCCGAAGGACCTGTTCGGCCTCGCGCTCTCCGGAGGCGGGATCCGCAGCGCCACCTTCAACCTGGGGCTGTTGCAGGGCCTGAGCCGACTGAAGCTCCTGGAGTCGTTCGACTACGTCTCCACGGTGTCCGGGGGCGGCTACCTGGGCGGGTTCTGGACCCGCTGGCGCGACGTGACGGGGAACGCGAAGGAATTCCCTTCCGGGGACGTGCCTCCGGACTGCCCCGAGCCGCAGGAGGTGCGGAACCTCCGGGAGTTCAGCAACTTCCTCACGCCCCGGATCGGGGTGTTCAGCTTTGATACCGGTCGGATGCTGGTGACGGCCGTCTCCTCCATGATTCCATCGCTCGCCACCGTGCTCGGCATGCTTGCGGCGGGCATGCTGGTCTGGGCCCTCCTGACCTGGGCGCTCATCTCGCCGGCGGGATTCGCCGACGTGCCGCGGGGCACCCTCCCCGCCGCGGGAGCCACCCTGCTGATCCTCGCCCCCCTCGTGCTGCTGGCCTCGTTGCGGGCCGGCCCCGCGGTGACCGGCTGGGCATACGCCGTCGCGGCGCTCCTTCTGTTCGCGGAGGCGGCGCTCGACGCAGCTTCATCCGGCCCGGTGCGCCTGTCCACGCTCCTTCTCGTGAGCATCACGGCGGTCACGCTGCTGGGGTTCGAGATGGCCTGGAGGCGGCGGCGGGAGGATGGGCCCATCTGGCAGTTCGCGCTGGCGACGCTCGTCTGCCTGGTGGTGGTCGGCGCGGCGTGGGAAGCGTTCGTGGCGCGGTGGGACGGGCCGGGGCTCAGTCCATACCATCCCGAGCTGAAGCTCCCCTGGGTCTCGCTGCGGGAGGAGAAGGTGTGGAAGCTCGCCTACCTTCTCACGCCGGTCGTAGCGTGGGGAGCGGGGATCCTCTCTTTCGTCCTGCTGCGGACCGTCGGCTCGCGTTGGATGACGTCCGTGTCATCGCGGAGCATCCGCGCCGCCTTCGACCGCGTGCACGCGCGGCTGCTCTTCCTGGTCGCGGCCTGGGTGGTGCTGACGGTGATCTGGAGCGCGGGCGTCTTCATGCACAGCTGGATCGCGGATGGATCCGAGGTGCTGAAGACCTCCGGTGTTGGCGCGGTGGTAGCGGCGCTCACCGGGATCTCCTCGTGGATTCAGAAGAAGCTCGGGCTGGAGCCGAGCCGCCCGAGCGGGGGCGGCTTCATCGCCCGGCTGAAGCCGCTGCTCCCGCAGATCCTGTCGTACACCGCCATCGCGCTGATGCTGGCGGGCGTGGCCGCTCTCTGCGTGGAGCTCGCCGGCCCCGGGGGACCGTTCCGCGACGGGTGGGGTCCGGCAGTGCTCGTGGCGCTCGCCGCCGGACTCGCCGGGGTCGGGCTGGTGGTGTTCGATCCCAACGAGGTGGGGATCCACGGCTTCTACCGTGCCCGCCTGGCCCGGGCGTACTGCGGTGCGTCGAACGCGGATGCGAGGCGGAAGACGGAAGAGCACGTGGGGGACGACGTGCGGCTGAACGAGCTGAAGGACGCCGCGAAGAAGCCTTTCCACCTGATCTGCTGCGCCGCCAACGACCTCGGCTCGGACGGGATCGCGAACCTGTACCGGGGCGCGCGCAGCGCCGTGCTCTCGCCGGTGGGCTTCTCCGTGGGCGACGAGTGGGCCCCC
This window contains:
- a CDS encoding response regulator translates to MSRHTPESPAPSPPAGPRRVLLADDERLLHSVLQDVLEVNGFAVLHALDGRQAVQLAQEEKPDVILMDLMMPVMDGMEALEHLREDEDTRGIPVVAITADVLGRSREDMLGHGFDGYIPKPFTAGQLLGEIARHLARDGGRR
- a CDS encoding DNA-binding response regulator, which gives rise to MEPDMEVVGEVATGEEALEREREVLQLTAEGYGSGEIGKKLFLSPKTVDTYRSRLMQKLGLTHRAELVRFALETGVLKAKA